In Ruminiclostridium papyrosolvens DSM 2782, the following proteins share a genomic window:
- a CDS encoding DUF421 domain-containing protein: MNEGLVVCVRSIISFFSLLIFTRILGKEQISQLTFFDYILGITIGSIAATLSTDLSSRSLPHWIGLLVWAALGLLLEYITLRWRYVAKYLENEPTIVIMNGKIMEKTLKKMKFRVSDITELLRNKDVFDLNEVDFAIIEPNGQLSVLRKPEFQNFTPKDMNIQKKTTGISTELIYDGILIEENLRQLDKDKKWLLKELKKHKISNISDVFLATLDPSGSLYIDLYKDHMNKITDIGDYKGPY, encoded by the coding sequence TTGAACGAAGGACTGGTAGTATGCGTCAGGTCAATTATAAGCTTTTTTTCACTGTTGATATTTACCAGAATATTAGGCAAGGAACAAATAAGTCAATTGACATTTTTTGATTATATTCTTGGAATAACTATCGGCTCCATAGCGGCGACCTTGTCAACGGACCTTTCCAGCCGTTCTTTGCCCCATTGGATAGGGTTACTGGTATGGGCGGCCTTGGGTCTATTACTGGAATATATAACTTTAAGATGGAGATATGTTGCCAAGTACTTGGAAAATGAGCCTACCATAGTAATTATGAACGGCAAAATAATGGAGAAGACTTTGAAAAAAATGAAGTTCAGAGTTTCGGATATTACTGAGTTGCTGAGGAACAAGGATGTATTTGATTTGAATGAGGTCGATTTTGCCATTATTGAGCCAAATGGTCAATTATCAGTTCTGAGAAAGCCTGAATTTCAGAATTTTACCCCAAAGGACATGAATATTCAGAAAAAAACAACCGGTATAAGTACTGAACTGATTTATGACGGAATATTAATAGAAGAAAATCTACGGCAATTGGATAAGGATAAAAAATGGCTTTTAAAGGAACTTAAAAAGCACAAAATATCAAATATTTCAGATGTTTTTCTTGCAACCTTAGACCCTTCTGGTTCCCTGTATATTGATTTATACAAAGACCATATGAATAAAATCACTGATATCGGTGATTACAAAGGACCATATTAA
- a CDS encoding TetR/AcrR family transcriptional regulator has protein sequence MNKSLELFAGKGYFGTHMDDIAKAVGIKKASLYSHYSGKESIFTAIFNDILEDYSSFIDNLTAYSEELNCLEKLVSIFSGYLNNCKNNNKMVFWDRYYYYPPEYLKDYILQKTYEIEMLFINKITNIIEHGIKNGNIRNVPANDVALSFYYMMIGFSMTVKFYDEKDIEKDIVKCTTVFLDGIRN, from the coding sequence CTGAACAAATCATTAGAGTTATTTGCAGGCAAGGGGTATTTTGGTACCCACATGGATGATATCGCCAAAGCTGTTGGAATTAAGAAAGCCTCCTTATACTCACATTACTCAGGTAAAGAAAGTATATTTACAGCTATATTCAATGACATTTTAGAAGATTACTCTTCTTTTATTGATAATTTGACAGCTTATAGTGAAGAGTTAAACTGTCTGGAGAAATTAGTAAGTATTTTTTCAGGCTACTTAAATAACTGTAAGAATAATAACAAAATGGTCTTCTGGGATAGATATTATTATTATCCGCCAGAATATTTAAAAGACTATATTTTACAAAAAACATATGAAATCGAAATGCTTTTCATAAACAAAATCACAAATATTATAGAACATGGAATCAAAAACGGAAATATCAGAAATGTACCTGCAAACGATGTTGCCTTATCTTTTTATTACATGATGATAGGGTTTTCCATGACGGTTAAGTTTTACGATGAAAAGGATATAGAAAAGGATATTGTTAAATGTACAACTGTATTTCTGGATGGTATAAGAAATTAA
- a CDS encoding Gfo/Idh/MocA family protein: MNIKYGIIGLGGIAQVFARALNAVPDTELVAVASGNRERAEAFSKKFEASKIYDSYIELIQDNEVDVVYVALTHNFHFNIVKMCLENGKAVLCEKPLAINKEDAEELVALSRSKRVLLMEAMWTRCLPSFQKAKEWVNSGRIGDVRLVDAKFCFNTPYDPEHRLFNPQLAGGSLYDVGVYVIEFTTGILGEKPDMVSGFATKADTGVDDFAVINMSFKSGALAMLSCGVRADVNRDAGIYGTNGRIVLYEFFSSKKCELYDNNNNLVESFEDDCQEGFVYQIKHFNKLFEKGKLESDIIPLEDTANCADIFDKLMNQWGIV; this comes from the coding sequence ATGAATATCAAATATGGTATTATAGGGTTAGGCGGTATAGCTCAGGTATTTGCAAGAGCTTTAAATGCCGTTCCGGATACAGAACTAGTGGCTGTAGCTTCCGGCAACAGGGAAAGAGCAGAGGCTTTTTCCAAAAAATTCGAAGCATCAAAAATTTATGACAGCTATATTGAATTAATACAAGATAACGAAGTAGATGTCGTATACGTCGCACTCACACACAATTTTCATTTTAATATAGTTAAGATGTGTCTTGAAAACGGTAAGGCCGTTTTATGTGAAAAACCTCTTGCCATAAATAAAGAAGATGCAGAAGAGCTGGTTGCTCTTTCCAGAAGTAAGAGGGTGCTTTTAATGGAGGCTATGTGGACTCGCTGTCTGCCTTCCTTTCAAAAAGCAAAAGAATGGGTAAACTCAGGCAGGATAGGTGATGTTAGGCTTGTAGATGCAAAATTCTGCTTTAACACACCTTATGACCCTGAACACAGACTTTTTAATCCTCAACTCGCAGGGGGCAGCCTATATGATGTCGGTGTATATGTAATAGAATTTACAACCGGAATTTTGGGAGAAAAGCCTGACATGGTAAGTGGGTTTGCAACGAAAGCAGATACTGGTGTAGATGATTTTGCGGTTATTAATATGAGCTTTAAATCAGGTGCACTGGCAATGTTAAGCTGTGGAGTTAGGGCTGACGTAAACCGGGATGCCGGGATTTACGGTACTAATGGAAGAATAGTTCTATATGAGTTCTTCAGTTCAAAGAAGTGTGAGCTTTACGACAATAATAATAATCTGGTTGAATCATTTGAAGATGATTGCCAGGAAGGTTTTGTCTATCAAATAAAACATTTTAATAAATTATTTGAAAAAGGCAAGCTTGAAAGTGATATAATTCCTCTTGAAGATACGGCAAATTGTGCCGATATATTTGATAAGCTGATGAATCAGTGGGGAATTGTGTAG
- a CDS encoding MFS transporter, which produces MANLNNPFISLRHKNFRYYWFGMCISQIGTWMQNIAQPLLAYKLTDSPFLLGLVGALQFLPVLLFSLFAGVIIDRFPKKKLLIITQSASMLITLILAILAFTGEIRYWHLIIMASAIGMANTLDMPARQSFVIELVGKEDLMNAIALNSTVFNISRIIGPAIAGILMEYSGVAFCFFANAISFGAVLISLFFIKPQKLENGEVEKGKTIFQNIGEGLRYILRSEILFSTIIIMAIVGTFAPNFSVLIPVFTSKILHMKEAGFGYLMSFMGVGSLFGAVYVAAFSRSGPKRIILRIVPVAVGLLLILIAFTDKFILTGLVLAITGFFFVMFSSSSNSALQLNTDNEYRGRVMSIYTLVFAGSTPIGNLFAGAMTQFYNARIGFVSCGAAIVVLMIPILILLKGARLFAKQ; this is translated from the coding sequence TTGGCGAATTTAAACAACCCGTTTATATCATTGAGACATAAAAATTTTCGGTATTATTGGTTTGGAATGTGCATTTCACAAATAGGAACCTGGATGCAGAATATAGCCCAACCTCTGCTTGCTTATAAACTAACTGATTCTCCCTTTTTGCTTGGGTTGGTAGGAGCACTTCAATTTTTGCCTGTACTGTTGTTTTCTTTATTTGCCGGAGTTATAATTGATAGATTTCCAAAGAAGAAACTTCTTATAATCACTCAGTCAGCATCTATGTTAATAACACTTATTCTTGCGATTTTAGCCTTTACGGGAGAAATAAGATACTGGCACCTGATAATAATGGCCTCTGCCATTGGAATGGCAAATACCTTGGATATGCCTGCAAGACAATCCTTTGTAATTGAATTGGTTGGAAAAGAAGACCTTATGAATGCAATCGCACTGAATTCCACTGTTTTTAATATTTCAAGAATTATAGGGCCTGCAATAGCAGGTATCTTAATGGAATATTCAGGCGTAGCTTTTTGTTTTTTTGCAAATGCAATCAGCTTTGGAGCTGTTTTAATAAGTTTGTTCTTCATAAAGCCACAAAAGTTAGAGAATGGAGAGGTGGAAAAGGGTAAGACCATATTTCAAAATATCGGAGAAGGACTTAGGTATATATTGAGAAGTGAAATTCTTTTCTCCACTATAATAATTATGGCTATAGTAGGCACTTTTGCTCCAAACTTCAGTGTACTGATACCGGTATTTACGTCCAAGATTCTTCATATGAAGGAAGCCGGATTCGGGTATCTTATGTCTTTTATGGGAGTTGGCTCACTGTTTGGTGCAGTTTACGTAGCAGCTTTCAGCAGGTCAGGCCCAAAAAGGATTATACTACGCATCGTTCCTGTTGCGGTTGGTTTGCTCTTGATATTAATTGCATTTACGGATAAATTCATACTTACGGGACTTGTTCTTGCCATAACAGGCTTTTTCTTCGTTATGTTCAGCTCAAGTTCAAATTCAGCATTACAGCTTAATACAGACAATGAATACAGGGGAAGAGTTATGAGCATATACACGTTGGTTTTTGCAGGCTCAACACCTATAGGCAATTTGTTTGCAGGTGCAATGACACAATTCTACAATGCACGGATTGGTTTTGTATCTTGCGGTGCAGCTATAGTCGTACTAATGATTCCCATACTTATATTATTGAAAGGGGCAAGACTCTTTGCAAAACAATAA
- a CDS encoding MFS transporter, whose translation MNNPSNNWKKNIILFLTSQTISLLGSSLVQYAIIWYITMTTQSGVMMTISIICGFVPTFFLSPFAGVWADRYNRKVLIMASDSLIALATLIMAILFMAGYNSMWLLFVVLAIRALGTAVQTPTVGAFIPQIVPQENLTKVNGINGSIQALVMLASPMLSGALMSVTTINLIFFIDVFTAVIAIIVLLLFVHVPVHSKAVNKQSGGYFKDFHEGLIYTKNHRYLRTFFIFEALFLILAAPAAFLTPLQVTRTFGNDVWRLTAIEIVFSAGMTLGGIIMASWGGFKNKAHTMALSTLVTGICTLVLGIIPVFWIYLFFMGAIGLSMPVFNIPSTVLLQEKVEEEYMGRVFGVMSMITSSMMPAGMLVFGPMADYIKIEWLLRVTGVLIVFIGIALYLNKILLEAGKPSTQI comes from the coding sequence ATGAACAACCCAAGTAATAATTGGAAGAAGAATATAATACTGTTTCTGACCAGTCAGACCATATCATTATTGGGCTCATCTTTGGTTCAATATGCTATTATTTGGTATATTACCATGACTACACAGTCCGGCGTAATGATGACCATATCCATTATCTGCGGTTTCGTCCCTACATTTTTCCTTTCACCCTTTGCAGGGGTATGGGCAGACAGATATAACCGTAAAGTTCTTATAATGGCATCCGATAGTTTAATAGCACTGGCTACACTTATAATGGCGATTTTGTTTATGGCCGGATACAACAGTATGTGGCTGCTTTTTGTGGTTCTTGCAATAAGGGCACTGGGAACTGCTGTTCAGACACCTACGGTAGGTGCTTTTATACCCCAGATTGTACCTCAGGAAAACCTTACAAAAGTCAATGGAATAAACGGCAGTATACAAGCGCTGGTTATGCTTGCATCGCCAATGCTGAGCGGTGCATTAATGAGTGTTACAACAATTAATCTCATATTTTTTATTGATGTCTTTACAGCTGTAATCGCAATTATAGTTCTTCTTTTATTTGTACATGTTCCCGTACATTCAAAAGCTGTGAACAAACAGTCCGGAGGCTACTTTAAAGATTTTCATGAAGGTCTCATATACACAAAAAACCATAGATATTTAAGAACGTTTTTTATTTTTGAAGCGCTTTTTTTAATATTAGCAGCTCCGGCGGCATTCCTTACACCACTTCAGGTTACAAGAACTTTCGGAAATGATGTGTGGAGGCTCACGGCAATTGAAATTGTGTTTTCAGCAGGTATGACTTTGGGCGGGATTATCATGGCATCCTGGGGCGGCTTTAAAAACAAAGCCCATACCATGGCATTATCTACACTGGTAACGGGCATTTGTACCTTGGTACTGGGGATAATACCCGTATTCTGGATATATCTGTTCTTTATGGGGGCGATAGGATTATCAATGCCTGTTTTTAATATTCCATCAACTGTCCTTTTACAGGAAAAGGTTGAAGAAGAGTATATGGGCAGGGTATTTGGAGTTATGTCAATGATTACCAGCTCTATGATGCCGGCAGGTATGCTTGTGTTTGGCCCTATGGCGGATTATATAAAAATAGAGTGGCTGCTGAGAGTTACGGGAGTACTTATAGTATTTATAGGAATTGCGTTATACTTGAACAAGATTCTATTAGAAGCAGGTAAGCCCAGTACACAGATATAA
- a CDS encoding DUF4363 family protein has product MLIGVDIRRKLVFLWLVLFLLIWIVFSVCFKTGAMKSQLEAVEQAVSNKDWPRAEKETEKFTANYKSRKYLIEINNSSEIYITFSHTVEQLSVAVKNKQDSALEYAGLLKAALRYAIQPFAEP; this is encoded by the coding sequence GTGTTAATCGGAGTTGACATAAGAAGGAAACTTGTATTTTTGTGGCTGGTGTTATTTCTTTTAATATGGATAGTTTTTTCTGTGTGTTTTAAGACTGGAGCCATGAAAAGCCAACTGGAAGCAGTTGAACAAGCAGTATCAAATAAAGATTGGCCAAGAGCGGAAAAAGAAACAGAAAAATTCACAGCTAATTACAAGTCAAGAAAGTATTTAATTGAAATTAATAATTCAAGTGAAATATATATTACATTCAGCCATACAGTTGAACAATTATCTGTTGCAGTAAAAAATAAACAGGATAGTGCACTGGAGTATGCGGGATTATTGAAAGCAGCACTCCGATATGCGATACAGCCATTTGCAGAGCCGTAA
- a CDS encoding aldo/keto reductase produces MNQEFKRKLGRSGIEVSPLGLGCWAIGGPFFYAGMYDGWGDVDDAESIKAIHRALELGINFLDTADCYGVGHSEEIIGKAIAGKRNNIVLATKFGNFGNETTKTLYGVNLTPDYIERACDASLKRFNTDYIDVYQLHEGNILISDVETVCMTLDELVKKGKIRTYGWSTDFIDGAKLFAERPNCSVIQHCLNVFNDAPQLVEFCKNSDLASINRSPLAMGFLTGKFNAESLLPKDDVRGAGHSWIQYFKDGKPVPEFLDKLNSVKEILTSNGRTLVQGAIAWIWGKSDSTIPIPGFKTTKQVEENAKAINFGPLSKNQMDEIEGILSKG; encoded by the coding sequence ATGAATCAAGAATTCAAGAGAAAACTTGGACGGTCAGGAATTGAAGTCAGCCCCTTAGGATTGGGTTGTTGGGCTATTGGCGGACCATTCTTTTATGCCGGAATGTACGACGGTTGGGGTGATGTTGATGATGCTGAGTCAATTAAAGCCATACACAGAGCTTTAGAACTTGGTATAAACTTCTTGGATACTGCAGATTGCTATGGTGTTGGTCATAGTGAAGAAATAATCGGAAAAGCCATTGCAGGAAAAAGGAACAACATTGTACTTGCTACAAAGTTTGGAAATTTTGGTAACGAAACAACTAAAACCTTATATGGTGTCAATCTTACTCCTGATTACATAGAGAGAGCATGTGATGCCTCCCTTAAAAGATTCAATACCGATTACATTGACGTTTACCAGCTTCATGAAGGTAATATATTAATCTCCGACGTGGAAACAGTATGTATGACTCTTGACGAGCTTGTCAAAAAGGGTAAAATTCGCACATATGGTTGGAGCACTGATTTTATTGATGGTGCTAAACTATTTGCAGAAAGACCTAATTGTTCTGTTATTCAGCACTGCCTAAATGTTTTTAATGATGCTCCGCAATTAGTTGAATTCTGCAAAAACAGCGACCTTGCCAGTATTAACCGCAGCCCTCTGGCTATGGGGTTCCTAACTGGCAAATTTAATGCAGAATCTTTGTTGCCAAAAGATGATGTTCGAGGTGCGGGTCATTCTTGGATTCAATATTTCAAAGACGGAAAGCCTGTACCTGAGTTCCTTGATAAACTAAATTCAGTGAAAGAAATCCTAACCAGCAATGGTCGTACTCTAGTTCAGGGTGCTATAGCATGGATTTGGGGTAAAAGTGATAGCACTATACCTATTCCCGGATTTAAAACAACAAAGCAAGTTGAAGAAAACGCAAAGGCAATAAATTTTGGTCCTTTATCAAAAAATCAAATGGATGAGATAGAAGGAATTCTATCAAAAGGCTAA
- the speA gene encoding biosynthetic arginine decarboxylase encodes MNKAELLGRWTKEKSEELYGIKNWGAGYFSVSDNGEVMVNPYKDNSSAAVSLMDIISGVRERGLDMPVLLRFENLLDSQISFLNNSFNEAMHKLNYKGAYRGVYPIKVNQQQQVVEEVTRFGQRYHHGLEVGSKAELVAALSVMKDKEACLICNGYKDEEFIDLGLYSVKMGFKCFFVIEIPGELDIVLERSRALGIKPNIGIRIKLSAKAGGHWTESGGDRSIFGLNMSQVISMVDRLKEEGMLDSLKLLHYHLGSQIPNIRDIRSAVLEAARVYAELVKEGAPMGYLDLGGGLAVDYDGSNTNYTNSRNYTVEEYCMDIVEAVMTTLDSGDVPHPVIVTESGRTTVAYYSVLIFNVLDTEKFEEHDIPDKLDESTSEQIRNLFDVNKNITLKNIQECYNDALYYRDEIRDMFKHGRISLRERAFSEKIFWNTINQIAKEKQKLKNAPPDLEDIESAIADIYYCNFSVFQSIPDSWAIDQLFPIMPLHRLLELPKRNAVIADITCDCDGKIDQFIDLHDVRTTLPLHEFKSDHDYYLGVFLVGAYQETLGDLHNLFGDTNVVSVRINGDGTYDLVKEIHGDSVSDVLSYVEFDPKDMLVSFREKAEQAIHEGLISASERPEIMRAYDNGLRGYTYYER; translated from the coding sequence ATGAATAAAGCAGAACTTTTGGGTAGATGGACTAAAGAAAAGTCCGAAGAACTTTATGGAATTAAGAATTGGGGAGCCGGCTATTTTTCTGTATCTGACAATGGAGAGGTTATGGTAAATCCTTACAAGGATAACAGCTCTGCGGCTGTAAGCCTGATGGATATTATATCAGGAGTTCGGGAACGCGGACTGGACATGCCTGTACTATTGCGTTTTGAAAATTTGCTGGATTCACAGATTTCATTTTTAAATAATTCATTTAATGAGGCTATGCACAAGCTTAACTATAAGGGTGCATACCGCGGAGTTTATCCCATAAAGGTAAATCAGCAGCAGCAGGTAGTAGAGGAAGTGACAAGATTCGGTCAGAGATATCACCACGGACTTGAAGTAGGCAGTAAGGCGGAACTGGTTGCCGCACTTTCGGTAATGAAGGATAAGGAAGCCTGTCTGATTTGTAACGGATACAAAGACGAAGAATTTATAGATTTAGGCCTGTATTCAGTAAAAATGGGCTTTAAATGCTTTTTTGTAATAGAGATACCCGGGGAACTGGATATTGTTCTTGAGCGTTCAAGGGCATTGGGGATTAAGCCTAATATTGGTATACGTATAAAGCTTTCTGCAAAAGCGGGGGGACATTGGACTGAATCCGGCGGAGACCGCAGTATATTCGGACTGAATATGTCTCAGGTGATTTCAATGGTTGACAGGCTGAAGGAAGAGGGAATGTTGGATTCTCTTAAACTATTGCATTACCATCTGGGCTCACAGATACCGAATATCAGAGATATACGTTCGGCAGTTCTTGAGGCAGCCCGTGTTTATGCGGAACTGGTAAAAGAAGGTGCACCCATGGGGTATCTGGATTTGGGCGGCGGATTGGCAGTAGACTATGACGGCTCAAATACAAATTACACCAACAGCCGAAACTACACTGTTGAGGAATACTGCATGGATATTGTAGAGGCTGTTATGACTACCCTTGATTCAGGCGACGTACCTCACCCTGTAATTGTTACAGAGTCAGGGCGTACTACGGTTGCGTATTATTCGGTGCTTATATTTAATGTACTGGATACTGAGAAATTTGAAGAGCATGATATACCTGACAAGCTTGACGAAAGTACATCAGAGCAGATACGAAACCTGTTTGATGTAAATAAGAATATAACACTCAAAAATATACAGGAGTGCTATAACGATGCCCTTTATTATAGGGATGAAATACGTGATATGTTCAAACATGGACGTATCAGTCTTCGTGAACGTGCATTTTCTGAAAAGATATTCTGGAATACTATTAACCAGATAGCGAAGGAAAAACAAAAGCTGAAAAATGCTCCCCCTGACTTGGAGGATATTGAAAGTGCAATTGCAGATATTTACTACTGTAATTTTTCTGTATTTCAGTCAATACCTGACAGCTGGGCCATAGATCAGCTTTTCCCTATAATGCCTTTGCACAGGCTGCTTGAATTGCCTAAAAGAAATGCGGTAATAGCGGATATAACCTGTGACTGTGACGGAAAAATAGACCAATTTATAGATTTACACGACGTAAGAACAACACTTCCGCTGCATGAGTTTAAAAGCGACCACGACTACTATCTTGGTGTATTTTTGGTGGGGGCATATCAGGAGACCTTAGGGGACCTTCACAATTTGTTTGGAGACACAAATGTTGTCAGTGTCAGAATAAACGGTGACGGTACCTATGACCTTGTAAAGGAAATCCATGGGGACAGTGTTTCTGATGTGCTTTCATACGTAGAATTTGACCCTAAGGATATGCTGGTAAGCTTCCGTGAAAAAGCTGAGCAGGCAATTCATGAAGGTTTAATAAGTGCCAGTGAGAGACCTGAAATAATGCGTGCATATGATAACGGATTGAGAGGGTACACCTATTACGAAAGATAA
- a CDS encoding DUF4363 family protein, with protein MRKFLVITIPIVTIVLFIFVMESDIFLKKPFGKNDSIPQSINAVINDIQKDDWDKAVKDTNNLSEVWKKIVRRVQFSSERDEINAFSINLARLRGSILAKDRAGAFSELYEAYEHWEDLGK; from the coding sequence ATGAGAAAATTTCTGGTTATAACTATTCCTATTGTTACAATAGTTTTGTTTATTTTTGTTATGGAAAGTGATATATTCTTAAAAAAACCCTTTGGGAAGAATGACAGTATACCTCAGTCAATAAATGCCGTTATCAATGATATCCAAAAGGACGACTGGGATAAAGCTGTCAAGGATACAAACAATCTGTCTGAAGTCTGGAAGAAAATCGTCAGAAGGGTTCAGTTCAGCTCAGAACGTGACGAAATTAATGCATTTAGTATTAATCTGGCAAGACTAAGAGGTTCCATACTGGCAAAAGACAGAGCAGGAGCTTTTTCAGAGCTATATGAAGCTTATGAGCATTGGGAAGATTTAGGCAAATAG
- a CDS encoding MFS transporter, translated as MQNNNTTYNSFKLNRFLVLIMAAATGITVANLYYIQPLLAEIATEFNVTQVSVGFVAMLTQAGYALGMLFLLPLADIKEKRKLIITMLCFSCGSLLLMFFSNSIIMIAVSSFAIGFTSVVPQFIVPLAAQLADPKERGRIIGTVMSGLLIGILLSRTFSGLIGEYMGWRVVYLIAAVMMLVLAVFLRKFIPECPGISSLGYKDLFRSMGKLAKELPVLREASLNGAMMFAAFSAFWTTLVFLLQSPAYKMGADAAGLFGLIGITGALAAPVVGRIADKRSPRFTVVIGMFTVTAAYLCFLFLGFKLWGLITGIVLLDLGVQACQISNQARVHALSNEARNRINTVFMVSYFVGGATGSFMGSFSLEHFSWTGVCIFGLVTQIIAFTGYIIRSKRYNGKLSINKLDDSN; from the coding sequence TTGCAAAACAATAACACTACTTACAACAGCTTTAAATTAAACAGATTTTTGGTACTGATAATGGCTGCAGCAACCGGAATAACTGTAGCAAACCTTTATTATATTCAGCCGTTGCTTGCGGAAATTGCAACAGAATTTAATGTTACACAGGTAAGCGTGGGGTTTGTGGCTATGCTTACTCAGGCAGGATATGCTCTGGGAATGTTATTTTTACTTCCTCTTGCAGATATAAAGGAAAAAAGGAAATTAATAATCACTATGCTTTGTTTCTCCTGTGGCTCTCTTTTGCTAATGTTTTTTTCAAATAGTATTATAATGATTGCAGTTTCATCTTTTGCTATAGGCTTTACTTCTGTAGTACCTCAGTTTATAGTACCTTTGGCTGCACAGCTTGCTGACCCCAAGGAGAGAGGCCGGATTATAGGAACTGTAATGAGTGGTTTACTTATTGGTATACTTTTATCACGTACCTTTAGCGGATTGATAGGAGAATATATGGGCTGGAGGGTTGTATACCTGATAGCGGCGGTTATGATGCTGGTATTGGCTGTGTTTCTGAGAAAGTTCATACCGGAATGCCCCGGTATTTCAAGCCTTGGCTATAAGGATTTGTTCAGGTCAATGGGTAAGCTGGCTAAGGAGCTGCCGGTTTTAAGAGAGGCTTCTCTTAACGGAGCTATGATGTTTGCTGCTTTTAGCGCATTTTGGACAACCCTTGTTTTTCTCCTTCAAAGCCCTGCATACAAAATGGGAGCAGATGCCGCCGGATTATTTGGCCTTATAGGAATAACAGGTGCGTTGGCAGCTCCTGTAGTGGGCAGGATTGCAGATAAAAGAAGTCCCAGATTTACGGTAGTAATAGGTATGTTTACTGTTACAGCGGCATATCTGTGTTTTTTATTCCTTGGATTTAAGCTTTGGGGGCTGATAACAGGTATAGTATTGCTGGATTTGGGTGTTCAGGCATGTCAGATTTCAAACCAGGCAAGAGTTCACGCATTGAGTAATGAAGCAAGAAACAGGATAAATACGGTGTTTATGGTATCATATTTTGTGGGAGGGGCAACAGGCTCATTTATGGGTTCCTTCAGTCTTGAACATTTTTCATGGACGGGGGTATGTATATTCGGTCTGGTAACACAAATTATTGCGTTTACAGGTTATATAATAAGAAGTAAAAGGTATAATGGAAAGTTAAGTATAAACAAATTAGACGATAGTAATTAA
- a CDS encoding DUF421 domain-containing protein codes for MQTVLTYSVRVVLVYFFTYLSTRILTKKAIAQMTAYEIAGLMVIGNVAAEPLVDKVMIKSVYGTGLLILLMLITSKIAVTAKFTKVMEHSASIIINDGQIDFNELRRLNISLNVLFGMLRQQGFDRVSDIEAAVLEPNGTLSVFAKAQNRPVTKKDMNINVCDKPISMPLIMNGRIVKENLEYVGRSEVWLVEELKKQGIKDYTNEVFLVELDSSWNVITYRK; via the coding sequence ATGCAAACAGTTTTAACTTATTCTGTAAGAGTGGTTTTAGTTTACTTTTTTACTTATTTATCAACAAGAATACTTACAAAAAAAGCAATCGCTCAGATGACGGCATATGAAATTGCAGGACTGATGGTTATTGGAAATGTTGCAGCTGAACCACTGGTTGACAAGGTAATGATTAAATCTGTTTATGGAACAGGTCTGTTGATACTATTAATGTTAATAACATCAAAGATAGCTGTTACAGCCAAATTTACAAAAGTAATGGAGCATAGTGCCTCTATCATTATAAATGACGGTCAGATAGACTTTAATGAATTGAGGAGACTGAATATCAGCTTGAATGTGCTTTTCGGCATGTTGAGGCAGCAAGGGTTCGACCGGGTTTCAGATATTGAAGCAGCAGTTTTAGAGCCTAACGGTACACTTTCTGTTTTTGCTAAGGCACAGAATAGGCCTGTTACCAAAAAGGATATGAATATTAATGTGTGTGATAAGCCAATCAGTATGCCACTGATAATGAATGGAAGAATTGTAAAGGAAAATCTTGAGTATGTTGGCAGGAGTGAAGTCTGGTTGGTAGAGGAGTTAAAAAAACAGGGAATAAAGGATTATACAAATGAAGTTTTCCTCGTAGAGTTGGATTCTTCATGGAATGTAATAACTTACAGAAAATGA